TCCTGGTATTTGGCGAAAGCCTCCTGCCAGGCGGCTTCGTTCATGGGCGGAAGGGCGCCCAGGATGGGCTTCCATTCCGTGATGCTCAGGCCGCTGCCCGTGAGCCGGGTGATGCCCCCCAGCAATACCTGCACGATGATCATAGCCACCCCGGTATATAACCAGATGACGATGGCACGGTTCCCTTTTGTTTGCTGCATGTCCATAAATCTGCAATATTAGGCCGAAATTCGATCCGGGGAGGATGATTTTTATCAATTCGGGAATCATTCGGCCGGTTTTTGTAATTTTAGCGGCAACAAAACCAGTAACCTTGCTGCTGCCTTATTTTCAGGACGAACTCACGGAAGCCGGATGCGATGAAGCCGGAAGGGGTTGCCTTGCCGGGCCCGTGTTCGCCGCGGCGGTTATTTTGCCGAGGGATTTCAGCCATCCTTTCCTCAACGATTCCAAACAAATGACCGAAGCGGACAGATACGCGCTGAGAACTATCATCGAAACCCAGGCGGTAGCATTCGCCGTGGCCAGTGTCGATAACGAGGAAATTGATAAGATCAATATCCTGAAAGCCTCATTCAAAGCGATGCACATCGCTTTGGCACGATTATCGCTACAGCCCCAGTTGTTACTCATCGATGGTAACCGGTTCACCCCCTATGGCAATATCCCGCATACCTGCATTATCCAGGGCGACGGAAAATATGCATCCATAGCTGCAGCATCGGTGCTGGCAAAAACATATCGGGACGAATACATGCAAAACCTGCATAATCAATTCCCGCATTATGGCTGGAAAGACAACAAAGGTTATCCGACCCGCCAGCACAGAGACGCTATCCGGTCCCACGGCGACACGATCTATCACAGACGATCCTTCCGCCTGTTGCCGGACCAGCTGAGTTTGGACGGGGAGGAAAAGTGGTAAAAAGGAACGAGCCATGTTAAAGCAGACGCAACAACAGAAATTATTACAGAAACTGTCGCCCCAGCAGATTCAGCTCATGAAACTGCTGCAGGTCCCGACTGCCAATCTGGAAGAGAGAATCAAGGAAGAACTGGAAGAAAATCCCGCGCTCGAATACAGCGAAGACGGCTCCACTCCCGACGATGAAATGGAAAAACCCGCCGAAGAGTTCGAATCCTCGTCCGAAGACGAGTTTGAACCCGATGGCAGCGAAAGCGAATACGATAATATCGATATCTCCGAATATGTTTCCGAAGGCGATGATGAAATTGCGGACTACAAACTGAGGGACGACAACTATCCCGATCCCGACGAGTCGCGCACCATGCCCATCCGCGTGGAAACGACCTTTCACGACCACCTGCTCGACCAGTTGGGGCTCCAGACTTTGGACGAGCGCCAGCGCCGCATCGCCGAGCAGATTATCGGATCGATCGACGACGACGGGTACCTGCGCCGCGAAGCGTCCGCCATCGTGGACGACCTTTCTTTTTCCCAGAATGTGGAAACCGATGAGGAAGAAATCCGCCAGTTGATCAAACTGATCCAGACTTTCGATCCTCCCGGCGTGTGCTGCGCCGACCTGAAAGAATGCCTTTTGCTCCAGCTGCGGCGCAAACCGCAGGACGACGAAGGCGTGGTCAACGCCACCCGCATCCTCGACGATTACTTCGACGAGTTCACCAAGAAGCATTACGAAAAAATACAGCGTTCGCTGAACCTTTCGGACGACGACCTCCGCGAGGCCATCGGGCAGATCATCAAGCTGAACCCCAAACCGGGCGCCAACCACAGCGTGCTCAACAAGGCGGAAAGCTACGTGATCCCCGACTTCTTCATATTAAATAATAACGGCAAGCTGGAATTGTCGCTCAACAGCAAAAACGCGCCCGACCTCCGGATTTCGGAGGGCTACCGCGAAATGCTGAAGGAATACGACCGGGGCGACAAGAAAGACAAGCGCCAGAAGGAGGCGGTTTTGTTTATCAAGCAGAAGATCGATGCGGCCAAATGGTTCATCGACGCCATCAAGCAGCGGCAGCATACTTTGCTGAGCACGATGGAAGCGATCATGAATTACCAGCACGATTTTTTCCTGACGGGCGACGAAACCACGATGAAGCCCATGATCCTCAAGGATATAGCGGACATTACCTTGCTCGATATCTCGACGGTGAGCCGCGTGGCCAATAGTAAATATGTACAAACGGAATTCGGCACATTCAAGCTGAAGTTCTTTTTCTCCGAATCGCTCAGCACAGACAGCGGTGAGGAAGTATCGACCCGCGAGGTGAAGAAGATCCTGGCCGACATGATCGGCGGGGAGAACAAGCGCAAGCCGCTGAGCGACGAGAATCTCACGAAGATGCTGCAGGACAAGGGTTACAACATCGCGCGGCGCACCGTGGCCAAGTACCGGGAGCAGCTGAACATCCCGGTGGCGCGTTTACGCAAGGAATTATGATGACATTCATGGAAGAGCAGAAAACGAATTTTTCGCCCGTGACGAGGGCAGTGGCGAACGTATTTTCCTACGTTTTGCATCCTTTATTTATCCCGCTGCTCGTGACTTTTTTATCGGTAACGGCGTTGCCGGAGTTTTTCACGGCGTTCCGCAGCAATAGTTTCCGTTGGGATTACGACGTGTTGTTCATCCGGGTGACGGTGGCGAGCGTGTTGTTCCCGATGCTGGTAGTGGCGTTGTCGAAGGCGCTGGGTTTTGTGGGGAGCATTACGATGCGCGACCAGAAAGACAGGATTATCCCTTATGTAGCTTCTATAATATTTTACTTCTGGGCGTTTTACACGTTCAAGCGCGAGGGAGCTAGCCCTGATTTCTACAATGCTTTCTGGCTGGGGGTGTTTTTGGCGGTGGTGATTTCTTTTGTGGCGAACAGTTTCGTCAAGATCAGCATGCACACTGTAGGCTGGGGGGCGTTGTGGGTTATTTGCTTTGCCTGATGGGCGATATGGGCATGAATGTGTCTTTGCCGCTGGCGGGGGCGGTGTTGCTGGCCGGTATCGCGGGCACGTCGCGCCTGGTGCTGGATGCGCATACGCCGCGGGAGGTCTGGTCGGGCTTCATCGTGGGTATCCTTGCGCAGGTTGGCGCTTACTGGATCGTAGGCTAGTGCGGGGGGGCGGCCGACGGGAGAGCCTTGATGGAGCCGCCGTTGCGTCGCACACTTTTAATTTTCTCTTCTTTTTTCAGCATTTTGGAAATTTCTTTTCACTACGCAGATTCTGTGCGTAGCGGTGTTGCAATTTTGTATTGTCAACGCCGGGATGCATACTATTAAAATTAGCATTAAAAACAAAATGCTAAATTTTTTAGGAAGATATCCGGAAATAGTTTTACCTTGCAGTACCAAGCTGAGAATGCGAAAACAAACACAAACAAACCTTAATACTGACTCATTAATTCAAACTGATATGTCAAACGCCAATACAGAAAAGCTGAAGGCCCTTCGCCTTACCATGGACAAAATCGAGAAGGATTTCGGAAAGGGATCCGTGATGATGATGGGAGAAAAAGCGGAGGCGCCAATGGAAGTTATTTCCACGGGTTCGCTGGGGCTGGATATTGCCCTGGGTATTGGCGGGTTCCCGAAAGGCCGTATCATAGAGATATACGGGCCTGAATCTTCGGGTAAGACGACGGTCGCAATTCATACGATTGCAGAGGCGCAGAAGAAAGGTGGCATTTGCGCCATTATTGACGCGGAGCATGCTTTCGATAGTTCATATGCCCGTAAGCTGGGCGTGGATGTGGATTCCTTGTTGATTTCACAGCCTGACCATGGTGAGCAGGCCCTGGAAATCGCCGACCGGTTGATTCTTTCCGGCGCGGTGGATGTAGTGGTGATTGACTCGGTGGCGGCGCTGGTGCCGAAAGGCGAGCTGGAAGGCGAGATGGGCGAGAGCAAGATGGGTCTTCAGGCCCGCCTCATGTCCCAGGCGCTGCGTAAGCTGACGGCGACCATTTCTAAAACGAATTGCTGCTGCATTTTCATCAACCAGCTGCGTGAAAAGATCGGCGTGATGTTCGGCAATCCGGAAACCACGACCGGGGGTAACGCACTGAAATTCTACGCTTCCGTCCGCCTGGACATTCGCCGGATGAGCCAGATCAAAGACGGCGACGAGGCGGTAGGTAACCGTGTGAAGGTGAAAGTGGTTAAAAATAAAGTAGCACCTCCCTTCCGGATGGCAGAGTTCGATATCATCTTCGGCCTGGGCATCTCGAAAGCCGGTGAGCTGATCGATATGGGTGTGGAGTATGGTATCATCCAGAAGAGCGGTAGCTGGTTCAGCTACGAGGGCAACAAGCTGGGGCAGGGCCGCGACGCGGTAAAACAGCTCCTGCTCGACAATCCTGAAGTGGCTACCGAAGTAGAAGCCAAGATCAAAGCGAAACTCGCCGAAGCCGCGGCTAGCGCTTAAAACGGCGCGGCGGACCGCTGCATCTGTTCGGAAGTGATCACCACAACTAACGTTGCTTAAGTATGGTCTCCTCAATTGTTCGGAAGTGATAACCATAGCCGCAGTCGCTCAAACGAGAGCCGCCGCTGACAGGGAGTAGTAACCGACTTCCACAAAAACAATACGATGAAGCAGCTTTGCCCCGGCAATGATGCATCTAAATAAAACAGCAAAGATTTTACATACGTTTTTTAAACGTTTGTTTGGGTTAGTAAAGTAACAAGAGGTCCGTTTTCTAACGGACCTTTTTTATGCTTCCCTGCCCTGCCGTCATCGCAGACAATGATATCGCACCACCCGGCAGCACAAACAGTCATTCCTTTTATTGATATATATCAAAAGAATCACCCATTCCGTTTTTCACCTTTGTATCATGAAAGCGAAGAACATCCTCGTCATCCTCGGGCACCCGAATTCCGAAAGCTTCTGCGGCGCGCTCGCCGGCGCCTATATAAAAGGAGCCTCCGCCGCAGGGCACGCCGTTCGCGTGCTGCGCCTCGGCGAAATGGTGTTTAACCCCGACCTCCATCAGGGCTACCGCGCCCGCACCCCCTGGGAACCCGCCCTCGAAGCAGCCTGGGCCGATATCCAGTGGAGCGAACACATGGTCTGGATCTACCCCACCTGGTGGGGAACGATCCCCGCGCTGATGAAAGGATTTATCGACCGGGTATTCCTCCCCGGAAAAGCTTTCAAATACCGCGAAAATTCCCCGCTCTGGGATAAACTCCTGAAAGGAAAATCAGCCCGGCTCATCACTACCATGGATAGTCCCCTGTGGTACAACTGGCTCATATACCACAACGCCGGCCATCGCGCGATGAAAAACGCCACCCTTAAATTTTGTGGCGTCAAACCCGTGAAAATCACCGCCTTCGGAAAACTCCGCTGGCAACAAACACCAGCGCGGGAGAAAATGCTGTCCAAAGTGGAAAATTTAGGCGGGTTTGGCAAGTAGGGACTAAAACTATAAAGATGATTATTACGTTTATTATTCAGGACCGTGTAATAAGAAAAGTATATGCATACACGTGATTTGTTCCAGTTACCCCCCGTTCACCAGGTTAATACAGTGCTTTCGAGCGTCCAGAAAAGAGAAAACCCGATATAAGCTTTTGAGAGTCAATTAGACATGAAAAAAATTGTGCAGGCATTCCGGAAGGAATGTTTGCACAACCCCAAATCCTCTAACCACGGATACGGCTCAACGTTTCGGCAGACATACCCAGGAAAGAAGCCACATACTGCAAAGGTACACGCTGCAATAGTTCCGGCTGCTTTTCCAGTATCTCCAGGTAACGCTCCCGCGCCGACAAAAAACGCATCGAACGAAGCTCCTGGTCCTGTTGTAAATAATACTGGCTGATCATCAGCCGCCCCAATCGTTCGATCTCATGAAACTCGCTGTACAGGCGCTCCAGGTCTGCGTAGGATATGGAGATGATTTCACTTTCTTCCAGCGTTTCGATGTTGTAATACGCAGGCTTGCCGCTCAGCAGGCTGTCCATCGCGCAAATCACGCAACGCTCCATCCCCAGCAACAACGTAACTTCCCGGTTTGCCTGCTGGAAATAACTGCGCACCAATCCTTTCGATACGATAAAAAGATGCGTAGCCGGCCGGCGGGATTGCTGCAGCAGGTGTTTTTTGGGAAAGGCATCTAGCAACAGGCAGTGGCTGAGCGCTTCCCGCGCCGCAACAGACAAGGGAGACACCGCCGCGAAATAATCCAGCGCACGTTCAATATCGGGAGAGCAGGAGAATGTGGATTCCATCAACATGAAGGTAACATATTTGCCAATCAGCCGCCGATTCGTACATTTATTGCCGCTATTTATCGACCTTATACCAGCAACTTCATTCCCGGTATGCCGACATTATACCAAATCCTGGGCGTCCCCGAAAATGCGACGCCCGCATTCATGAAAACCGCCTTCCGGAAGCTCTCGATGCAATATCATCCGGATCGCAATCCCGGCAATCCCGCCGCGGAGGCACGGTTTCGTGAAGTGCTGGAGGCATACCGCATCCTGTCCGATCCCGACGATCGGATGCGCTATGATCGTCAGCTCGCCTGGAGCCGCATGCCACCTCAACAGGCGAGTAATCAACAAACCCAGTCACAGCAACGCCATCATCATACCCAGCAACGGCAATCGGCCGCGAATCCGCCTCCGCCCGCCGCGCCTCCGCCGCGCCCGTTGCCCTGGAAATTTATGGCAGCCAGCCTCGCTGGCTTAATCCTTTTTTTGTTGGTCTATACCTGTTTGGCCCCAAACCGGATTTGCCGTTGCCGGACAACGAGCGGCCGACGTCTGCTTCCCGTGAGCTTCCGTTGAATGTTTCACCCGGCGACGAAATTCATTTTTCCACCGGCGACAAGCTTACCTATCAGGCCTGGCGAAGTTCTTTCGCGCACCTCCAATACAATGAATCGTGGCAGTCGTTCGGAACGAAGCCTGTGCCGGCACTGTTCGTTACTTTATACCAGGCTGCCGACCGCAGGCATTACAGGGATTACGTTTTTTTGCGGGAGCCGGATGGAAGCCTTCGGCAGGTTTTCCGCTACCAGGGTGGCAATTACCGCAGGGGCACCCTGAACCGGTTGTATTTCGGGACAGACGTAGAACCGGAGAGTTGCGGCACCTGCGAAATAGAGAATTTACCCCACCCGGGGATTGCCGGTATTTACCTGCGCGAAACACAGGACGGCTACCGGTTTGGTATGGCTACGCCAGAACATGATACGAGGATACGTGCCAACCTCGCATGGCTGGCGGCGAATCGTCATATCAACGGGGAGACGCTTGCAAGGGAATTTCTCCGCCAGGTGCTGACCTGGCATTTCCTGCATCATGGCGATTTTTCGGCCGAAGCCGTTTTCCGGGAATACTACATGCAGCCGGATGTGGATCTGCGCTGGGAGGAAATTGCGCGATTTATCGCTATATATGAAAATAAAATAGCCTCCGACGTTGCAATACGCGCGGAGGCTATTTGAGCCACCCATCGGAATCGAACCGACGACCTGTTATTTACGAAACAACCGCTCTAACCAGCTGAGCTAGGGTGGCAGGTATGCAAAAATAATGTCCGGGACGAAATAAACTGCATCCGTCCGAAAAAAAATCTTCGCCTACGCTTCGGTGAAATCTTCATCTGATGCTTCCTCATCGTCTTCTTCGCTGGTATCCATCGGGGCGCGGTTTTGCGCAGCCTCCACGGAGAGCGCATCCCAGAGGATGTCTTTCAATTCCTGCAGTCCTGTTTGTGTGACGGCGGAAATGAATACGTGGGGCACGTCTGCCGGGAGCTCAGCGGAAATGGCTTCCTTCAGTTCCTCGTCGAGCATGTCGCTTTTGGAAATGGCGATGAGGAACTGTTTATCGAGGAGCTCGGGGTTGAATTGTTCTAGCTCGTTGAGGAGGATGTCGAATTCTTTTTTATGATCGGTGCTGTCTGCCGGGATTACGAATAGCAGCACGGCGTTCCGTTCGATGTGCCGGAGGAACCGGTGGCCGAGGCCTTTCCCTTCGTGGGCGCCTTCGATGATGCCGGGGAGGTCGGCCATGCAGAACGAGCGGTCGTCGCGGTAGGGTACCATGCCCAGTTGTGGCGTGAGGGTGGTAAAGGCGTAATTCGCGATTTTAGGCCTGGCGGCGGTGATGCTGGAGAGGAGGGTAGACTTTCCGGCATTGGGGAATCCCACCAATCCAACGTCGGCCAAAACCTTGAGTTCCAGGACCTTCCACCCTTCCAGGCCGGGTTGGCCGGGTTGGGCGTATTCGGGCGCCTGGTTGGTGGGGCTTTTGAAATAAGCGTTCCCGCGGCCTCCCTGGCCGCCGGGCATGAAGATGATCTCTTCGCCATCGCGCAGCACTTCGGCTTCTACTTCCCCGGTTTCCTCGTCGCGGACGATGGTGCCGAGGGGCACTTCAATCACGATGTCTTTCCCATTGTGGCCGGTGCAGTTGTCGCCGCTGCCGTTTCCGCCGTTTTCGGCCAGTACGTTTTTATACCAGCGCAGGTGCAGCAAGGTCCACAGCTGGGCGTTGCCGCGCAGGATGAGGTGGCCGCCGCGCCCGCCGTCGCCGCCGTCGGGGCCCGCCAGCGCCTTGAATTTGGTGCGCATAAAATGCTTGCTGCCCGCGCCGCCGTGGCCGGATTTACAAAATACCCTGATATAGTCTACAAAATTCTCC
Above is a genomic segment from Chitinophaga pollutisoli containing:
- a CDS encoding Crp/Fnr family transcriptional regulator, coding for MLMESTFSCSPDIERALDYFAAVSPLSVAAREALSHCLLLDAFPKKHLLQQSRRPATHLFIVSKGLVRSYFQQANREVTLLLGMERCVICAMDSLLSGKPAYYNIETLEESEIISISYADLERLYSEFHEIERLGRLMISQYYLQQDQELRSMRFLSARERYLEILEKQPELLQRVPLQYVASFLGMSAETLSRIRG
- a CDS encoding ribonuclease HII, whose translation is MLLPYFQDELTEAGCDEAGRGCLAGPVFAAAVILPRDFSHPFLNDSKQMTEADRYALRTIIETQAVAFAVASVDNEEIDKINILKASFKAMHIALARLSLQPQLLLIDGNRFTPYGNIPHTCIIQGDGKYASIAAASVLAKTYRDEYMQNLHNQFPHYGWKDNKGYPTRQHRDAIRSHGDTIYHRRSFRLLPDQLSLDGEEKW
- the rpoN gene encoding RNA polymerase factor sigma-54, with the protein product MKLLQVPTANLEERIKEELEENPALEYSEDGSTPDDEMEKPAEEFESSSEDEFEPDGSESEYDNIDISEYVSEGDDEIADYKLRDDNYPDPDESRTMPIRVETTFHDHLLDQLGLQTLDERQRRIAEQIIGSIDDDGYLRREASAIVDDLSFSQNVETDEEEIRQLIKLIQTFDPPGVCCADLKECLLLQLRRKPQDDEGVVNATRILDDYFDEFTKKHYEKIQRSLNLSDDDLREAIGQIIKLNPKPGANHSVLNKAESYVIPDFFILNNNGKLELSLNSKNAPDLRISEGYREMLKEYDRGDKKDKRQKEAVLFIKQKIDAAKWFIDAIKQRQHTLLSTMEAIMNYQHDFFLTGDETTMKPMILKDIADITLLDISTVSRVANSKYVQTEFGTFKLKFFFSESLSTDSGEEVSTREVKKILADMIGGENKRKPLSDENLTKMLQDKGYNIARRTVAKYREQLNIPVARLRKEL
- the obgE gene encoding GTPase ObgE gives rise to the protein MENFVDYIRVFCKSGHGGAGSKHFMRTKFKALAGPDGGDGGRGGHLILRGNAQLWTLLHLRWYKNVLAENGGNGSGDNCTGHNGKDIVIEVPLGTIVRDEETGEVEAEVLRDGEEIIFMPGGQGGRGNAYFKSPTNQAPEYAQPGQPGLEGWKVLELKVLADVGLVGFPNAGKSTLLSSITAARPKIANYAFTTLTPQLGMVPYRDDRSFCMADLPGIIEGAHEGKGLGHRFLRHIERNAVLLFVIPADSTDHKKEFDILLNELEQFNPELLDKQFLIAISKSDMLDEELKEAISAELPADVPHVFISAVTQTGLQELKDILWDALSVEAAQNRAPMDTSEEDDEEASDEDFTEA
- the recA gene encoding recombinase RecA, with product MSNANTEKLKALRLTMDKIEKDFGKGSVMMMGEKAEAPMEVISTGSLGLDIALGIGGFPKGRIIEIYGPESSGKTTVAIHTIAEAQKKGGICAIIDAEHAFDSSYARKLGVDVDSLLISQPDHGEQALEIADRLILSGAVDVVVIDSVAALVPKGELEGEMGESKMGLQARLMSQALRKLTATISKTNCCCIFINQLREKIGVMFGNPETTTGGNALKFYASVRLDIRRMSQIKDGDEAVGNRVKVKVVKNKVAPPFRMAEFDIIFGLGISKAGELIDMGVEYGIIQKSGSWFSYEGNKLGQGRDAVKQLLLDNPEVATEVEAKIKAKLAEAAASA
- a CDS encoding NAD(P)H-dependent oxidoreductase; protein product: MKAKNILVILGHPNSESFCGALAGAYIKGASAAGHAVRVLRLGEMVFNPDLHQGYRARTPWEPALEAAWADIQWSEHMVWIYPTWWGTIPALMKGFIDRVFLPGKAFKYRENSPLWDKLLKGKSARLITTMDSPLWYNWLIYHNAGHRAMKNATLKFCGVKPVKITAFGKLRWQQTPAREKMLSKVENLGGFGK
- a CDS encoding J domain-containing protein, translated to MPTLYQILGVPENATPAFMKTAFRKLSMQYHPDRNPGNPAAEARFREVLEAYRILSDPDDRMRYDRQLAWSRMPPQQASNQQTQSQQRHHHTQQRQSAANPPPPAAPPPRPLPWKFMAASLAGLILFLLVYTCLAPNRICRCRTTSGRRLLPVSFR